The following coding sequences lie in one Scatophagus argus isolate fScaArg1 chromosome 9, fScaArg1.pri, whole genome shotgun sequence genomic window:
- the LOC124065356 gene encoding ETS1-related protein isoform X2, translated as MYWDTVVRPADRNTDSKGSKVKMEVCQTGYYTEDFRTQEVPAGFDFASYDSKAPGQQQFVAESSYPEPPKASHPYDTKASVSAGDAGLFNLDSYQEFNWWTSYPHDGLTVEQPQTGYQESTYQGLVPQNGQFSPAVEGSHSPFLTAKGANTLQSETGQSYSCHSAELYDADGQRQPSSFWPEYSSPSFTLPHPPAASCPSNHVPQSSDQYCPRVVKRKNAHPQRPDRESQMTGMSAYPGSGPIQLWQFLLELLLDSACRTFISWTGDGWEFKMSDPTEVAKRWGQCKNKPKMNYEKLSRGLRYYYHKNIIHKTAGKRYVYRFVCDVQGMLGKTAQEVLSSLNVLPANAESWQCPGVPQTPEHSSETWASQ; from the exons atGTACTGGGACACTGTCGTCAgacctgcagacagaaacacagacagcaaaggCTCCAAAGTAAAG ATGGAGGTTTGCCAGACTGGATATTACACAGAGGACTTCAGGACACAGGAAGTGCCAGCTGGCTTTGACTTTGCATCTTATG ACAGCAAAGCACCCggacagcagcagtttgtcGCGGAAAGCAGCTACCCAGAGCCACCGAAAGCTTCTCACCCGTACGACACTAAAG CCTCAGTGAGCGCCGGTGACGCTGGCCTCTTCAACCTGGACTCATACCAGGAGTTCAACTGGTGGACCTCGTATCCACATG ATGGGCTGACAGTAGAGCAGCCGCAGACTGGATACCAGGAGTCTACCTACCAGGGCCTGGTCCCCCAGAATGGGCAGTTCAGCCCGGCCGTGGAGGGCAGCCACAGCCCTTTTTTAACCGCAAAAGGAGCAAATACACTACAAA GTGAGACGGGTCAGAGCTACTCGTGTCACTCGGCCGAGCTGTACGACGCCGACGGGCAGAGGCAGCCGTCGTCCTTCTGGCCTGAATACTCCTCTCCCAGCTTCACCCTACCACACCCGCCTGCGGCTTCCTGCCCCTCAAACCACGTCCCTCAGTCCTCAGATCAGTACTGCCCCCGCGTGGTCAAACGTAAAAACGCACACCCCCAGAGGCCGGACAGGGAGAGCCAGATGACAGGAATGTCAGCTTATCCAG GTTCTGGTCCGATCCAGTTGTGGCAGTTTTTACTGGAGTTACTTCTGGACTCTGCCTGCCGAACTTTCATCTCCTGGACGGGAGACGGCTGGGAGTTTAAGATGTCCGACCCCACAgag GTGGCCAAGCGCTGGGGCCAATGCAAGAACAAACCCAAGATGAACTACGAGAAGCTGAGCCGTGGCCTGCGTTACTACTACCACAAAAACATCATCCACAAGACGGCGGGCAAGCGCTACGTCTACCGTTTCGTCTGTGACGTGCAGGGCATGCTGGGAAAGACAGCGCAGGAGGTCCTGAGCAGTCTGAACGTTTTGCCCGCTAACGCAGAGTCGTGGCAGTGCCCCGGAGTACCGCAGACACCAGAGCACAGCAGTGAAACATGGGCGTCACAGTAG
- the LOC124065356 gene encoding ETS1-related protein isoform X1 has product MYWDTVVRPADRNTDSKGSKVKMEVCQTGYYTEDFRTQEVPAGFDFASYDYPGEDLSFLLDSKAPGQQQFVAESSYPEPPKASHPYDTKASVSAGDAGLFNLDSYQEFNWWTSYPHDGLTVEQPQTGYQESTYQGLVPQNGQFSPAVEGSHSPFLTAKGANTLQSETGQSYSCHSAELYDADGQRQPSSFWPEYSSPSFTLPHPPAASCPSNHVPQSSDQYCPRVVKRKNAHPQRPDRESQMTGMSAYPGSGPIQLWQFLLELLLDSACRTFISWTGDGWEFKMSDPTEVAKRWGQCKNKPKMNYEKLSRGLRYYYHKNIIHKTAGKRYVYRFVCDVQGMLGKTAQEVLSSLNVLPANAESWQCPGVPQTPEHSSETWASQ; this is encoded by the exons atGTACTGGGACACTGTCGTCAgacctgcagacagaaacacagacagcaaaggCTCCAAAGTAAAG ATGGAGGTTTGCCAGACTGGATATTACACAGAGGACTTCAGGACACAGGAAGTGCCAGCTGGCTTTGACTTTGCATCTTATG ACTACCCTGGTGAAGACCTGTCTTTTCTGTTAGACAGCAAAGCACCCggacagcagcagtttgtcGCGGAAAGCAGCTACCCAGAGCCACCGAAAGCTTCTCACCCGTACGACACTAAAG CCTCAGTGAGCGCCGGTGACGCTGGCCTCTTCAACCTGGACTCATACCAGGAGTTCAACTGGTGGACCTCGTATCCACATG ATGGGCTGACAGTAGAGCAGCCGCAGACTGGATACCAGGAGTCTACCTACCAGGGCCTGGTCCCCCAGAATGGGCAGTTCAGCCCGGCCGTGGAGGGCAGCCACAGCCCTTTTTTAACCGCAAAAGGAGCAAATACACTACAAA GTGAGACGGGTCAGAGCTACTCGTGTCACTCGGCCGAGCTGTACGACGCCGACGGGCAGAGGCAGCCGTCGTCCTTCTGGCCTGAATACTCCTCTCCCAGCTTCACCCTACCACACCCGCCTGCGGCTTCCTGCCCCTCAAACCACGTCCCTCAGTCCTCAGATCAGTACTGCCCCCGCGTGGTCAAACGTAAAAACGCACACCCCCAGAGGCCGGACAGGGAGAGCCAGATGACAGGAATGTCAGCTTATCCAG GTTCTGGTCCGATCCAGTTGTGGCAGTTTTTACTGGAGTTACTTCTGGACTCTGCCTGCCGAACTTTCATCTCCTGGACGGGAGACGGCTGGGAGTTTAAGATGTCCGACCCCACAgag GTGGCCAAGCGCTGGGGCCAATGCAAGAACAAACCCAAGATGAACTACGAGAAGCTGAGCCGTGGCCTGCGTTACTACTACCACAAAAACATCATCCACAAGACGGCGGGCAAGCGCTACGTCTACCGTTTCGTCTGTGACGTGCAGGGCATGCTGGGAAAGACAGCGCAGGAGGTCCTGAGCAGTCTGAACGTTTTGCCCGCTAACGCAGAGTCGTGGCAGTGCCCCGGAGTACCGCAGACACCAGAGCACAGCAGTGAAACATGGGCGTCACAGTAG
- the LOC124065356 gene encoding ETS1-related protein isoform X3 has translation MEVCQTGYYTEDFRTQEVPAGFDFASYDYPGEDLSFLLDSKAPGQQQFVAESSYPEPPKASHPYDTKASVSAGDAGLFNLDSYQEFNWWTSYPHDGLTVEQPQTGYQESTYQGLVPQNGQFSPAVEGSHSPFLTAKGANTLQSETGQSYSCHSAELYDADGQRQPSSFWPEYSSPSFTLPHPPAASCPSNHVPQSSDQYCPRVVKRKNAHPQRPDRESQMTGMSAYPGSGPIQLWQFLLELLLDSACRTFISWTGDGWEFKMSDPTEVAKRWGQCKNKPKMNYEKLSRGLRYYYHKNIIHKTAGKRYVYRFVCDVQGMLGKTAQEVLSSLNVLPANAESWQCPGVPQTPEHSSETWASQ, from the exons ATGGAGGTTTGCCAGACTGGATATTACACAGAGGACTTCAGGACACAGGAAGTGCCAGCTGGCTTTGACTTTGCATCTTATG ACTACCCTGGTGAAGACCTGTCTTTTCTGTTAGACAGCAAAGCACCCggacagcagcagtttgtcGCGGAAAGCAGCTACCCAGAGCCACCGAAAGCTTCTCACCCGTACGACACTAAAG CCTCAGTGAGCGCCGGTGACGCTGGCCTCTTCAACCTGGACTCATACCAGGAGTTCAACTGGTGGACCTCGTATCCACATG ATGGGCTGACAGTAGAGCAGCCGCAGACTGGATACCAGGAGTCTACCTACCAGGGCCTGGTCCCCCAGAATGGGCAGTTCAGCCCGGCCGTGGAGGGCAGCCACAGCCCTTTTTTAACCGCAAAAGGAGCAAATACACTACAAA GTGAGACGGGTCAGAGCTACTCGTGTCACTCGGCCGAGCTGTACGACGCCGACGGGCAGAGGCAGCCGTCGTCCTTCTGGCCTGAATACTCCTCTCCCAGCTTCACCCTACCACACCCGCCTGCGGCTTCCTGCCCCTCAAACCACGTCCCTCAGTCCTCAGATCAGTACTGCCCCCGCGTGGTCAAACGTAAAAACGCACACCCCCAGAGGCCGGACAGGGAGAGCCAGATGACAGGAATGTCAGCTTATCCAG GTTCTGGTCCGATCCAGTTGTGGCAGTTTTTACTGGAGTTACTTCTGGACTCTGCCTGCCGAACTTTCATCTCCTGGACGGGAGACGGCTGGGAGTTTAAGATGTCCGACCCCACAgag GTGGCCAAGCGCTGGGGCCAATGCAAGAACAAACCCAAGATGAACTACGAGAAGCTGAGCCGTGGCCTGCGTTACTACTACCACAAAAACATCATCCACAAGACGGCGGGCAAGCGCTACGTCTACCGTTTCGTCTGTGACGTGCAGGGCATGCTGGGAAAGACAGCGCAGGAGGTCCTGAGCAGTCTGAACGTTTTGCCCGCTAACGCAGAGTCGTGGCAGTGCCCCGGAGTACCGCAGACACCAGAGCACAGCAGTGAAACATGGGCGTCACAGTAG